One segment of Cynocephalus volans isolate mCynVol1 chromosome 8, mCynVol1.pri, whole genome shotgun sequence DNA contains the following:
- the GPR52 gene encoding G-protein coupled receptor 52 has protein sequence MNESRWTEWRILNMSSGTVNVSERHSCPLGFGHYSAVDVCIFETIVIVLLTFLIIAGNLTVIFVFHCAPLLHHYTTSYFIQTMAYADLFVGVSCLVPTLSLLHYSTGVHESLTCQIFGYIISVLKSVSMACLACISVDRYLAITKPLSYNQLVTPCRLRICIILIWIYSCLIFLPSFFGWGKPGYHGDIFEWCATSWLTSAYFTGFIVCLLYAPAAFIVCFTYFHIFKICRQHTREINDRRARFPSHEVDASRETGHSPDRRYAMVLFRITSVFYMLWLPYIIYFLLESSRVLDNPTLSFLTTWLAISNSFCNCVIYSLSNSVFRLGLRRLSETMCTSCMCVKDQEARDPKPRKQANSCSI, from the coding sequence ATGAACGAATCCAGGTGGACTGAATGGAGGATCCTGAACATGAGCAGTGGCACTGTCAATGTGTCAGAACGCCACTCCTGCCCACTTGGATTTGGCCACTACAGTGCAGTGGATGTCTGCATCTTTGAGACAATAGTTATTGTCTTGCTGACATTTCTAATCATTGCTGGGAATTTAACAGTCATCTTTGTCTTTCATTGTGCTCCACTCTTACATCATTATACTACTAGCTATTTTATTCAGACGATGGCATATGCTGATCTCTTCGTTGGAGTTAGCTGCTTGGTTCCTACTCTCTCACTTCTCCACTACTCCACAGGTGTCCATGAGTCATTGACTTGCCAGATTTTTGGATATATCAtctcagttttaaaaagtgtttctatGGCATGTCTTGCTTGCATCAGTGTGGATCGCTATCTTGCAATAACCAAGCCTCTTTCCTACAATCAATTGGTCACTCCTTGTCGCCTGAGAATTTGCATCATTTTGATCTGGATCTACTCGTGCTtaattttcttgccttctttttttgGCTGGGGGAAACCTGGTTACCACGGTGACATTTTTGAATGGTGTGCCACCTCTTGGCTCACCAGTGCCTATTTTACCGgctttattgtttgtttactttATGCTCCTGCTGCCTTTATTGTCTGCTTCACttactttcacattttcaaaatttgcCGGCAGCACACCAGAGAGATAAATGACCGAAGGGCCCGATTCCCTAGCCACGAGGTAGATGCTTCTAGAGAGACTGGACACAGCCCTGATCGTCGCTATGCCATGGTTTTGTTTAGGATAACCAGTGTATTTTACATGCTGTGGCTCCCCTATATCATTTACTTTCTTCTAGAAAGCTCCCGTGTCTTGGACAATCCGACACTGTCCTTCTTAACAACCTGGCTTGCTATAAGTAATAGTTTTTGTAACTGTGTCATATACAGCCTGTCCAACAGTGTTTTCCGGCTAGGCCTCCGAAGACTGTCAGAGACAATGTGCAcatcatgtatgtgtgtgaaagATCAGGAAGCACGAGACCCCAAACCTAGGAAACAGGCTAATTCCTGCTCCATTTGA